A window of the Neofelis nebulosa isolate mNeoNeb1 chromosome 13, mNeoNeb1.pri, whole genome shotgun sequence genome harbors these coding sequences:
- the MKI67 gene encoding proliferation marker protein Ki-67 isoform X2, whose amino-acid sequence MGPTGRLVTIKRSGADGPHFPLSLSTCWFGRGIECDIRIQLPVVSKQHCKIEINGQEAMLFNFSSTNPTQVNGSTIDGPVQLKHGDVITVVDRSFRYENESHKDGRKSTEFLGQRRKQESLHRVSRSSLSSDPDGKLRDSDARSRASEDSVSGKPLKNVQAAGTVSGGCEDWVASRTPNVVRPSELAGGNSRNTTDATGRDSKEDFSITLASCKGDLKPLPSPRGLENGANNESPFKKLYESMKEELDAKSEKGDVLQSGKKSGTRSHRPPEKEYSGGLQGGTQVPGSLKSRPRSGRSTQMKADPALGEQGISQTEDRRQGEEVVETPKETRSPIVPPEMTATKTLAQRSPQTSRKRQHEDMTVAGGSASVNLDQKEGFRTDNKTFTPRKSLTRNQTPAKVENADNFGDTPENLFSKRRRSIPTSVDILTPEPETQNHAILAPLPVQVERKIPNSSVHQPEKAGTSVGRMHSALPGRSSVDTSNFGESINKTEGTPLKRRRVSFGGRLKPELFDENLPPNTPLKRGETPRRSLVSHTPPVLKKIIKDRPQPSGKEDSSGLHLEVTAQPQFAGSPARDPTRTSPGARDPHRRSPKASSVSGGSKSHHTDVPKRGGRKSGGLLSKRTSIDRSQHDILQRIYSKRRSGASEANLVVAKSWADVVKLGAKQTQAKAVKHGPQRQLSKRPRKANTPKKPVSGVHSEFSTGHANSPCTIIIGKAHLEKVNVPARPYRMLNNFVINKKVDFNEDLSGLTEMFQTPAAKVKPQTMSLRPSAFSDSEDVVRKEFQVPDSGEKPLLCTSETFGENVFPVTQNGPQEPSDTSLASPVLRRQSIRVNVNIEKTPGSGAPKATSSANRLRRSVGPRSIQMPGAGRKDEEAKMDAVENAPGRLLRKTPQREQKLEGAAKEQESYFEASENDTEPKENSEEVVAVRRSRRYSEQNQEPAADLTPLKTWQDTEPKEDLGGIQGLLRTPIRALEPKEAENKTAEKRQKSSKLELAGTPAAMSVQLETPPQKVDLEEGPLALGKPIQMPGGSTHSHGEPAGGDKNSGLFNRTPEQKLSPAEKVPGSKRRPRTPKKKNHSLEDLAGLRELFQTPSHTDKPMTGDQTTKAPCQSPLPGRGNMPASQKRWLETPPQKVGLEEEPSALRKPTQMPGESTNSHREPGGDDEDINLFNKTPGQKPNPAVTKSKRRPRTPKRKAHSLEDLAGLRELFQTPNHTDKPMADDPTTKAPSKSPLAELVNTPASRRRLCKTPPQKVDLEEEASALQKSTQMPGERPHEHREPVGGDEDIGLFKETPKQKLDPAENVAGSKRRSRTPKKKVQSLEDLVGLKELFQTPEHTPDPVTVDQTTRVPCKSPQAEPVNTPASRNRRLKTPQKVDLEEEPSALRSSTQMSGESPHEHREPVGSDVDIGLFKETPKQELDPAENVAGSKRRPRTPKKKVHSLEDLDGLRGLFQTPDHTDKQMTGDQTTKAPCKSLPAGPGNTPASQKRWLETSPQKMGLEEEPSALRKPTQMPGESTNSHREPGGDDEDINLFNKTPGQKPNPAVTKSKRRPRTPKRKAHSLEDLAGLRELFQTPNHTDKPMADDPATKAPCKSPLAALVNTPASLRRLCKTPPQKVDLEEEASALQKSTQMPGERPHEHREPVGGDEDIGLFKETPKQKLDPAENVAGSKRRPRTPKKKVQSLEDLVGLKELFQTPSHTDKPMAGDQTTKAPCQSPLPGPGNTPASKKRRLETPPQKVGLEEEPPALGKSTQMPGESPHEHTESGGEDKDIKLFNKTPEQKLKPADNVTGSKRRPRTPPKKVQSLEDLVGLKELFQTPEQTKKTTAVVKTAVVPCKSPLAETVNIPTHMKTRLKVALGKVTIEDELSAVTKPTHRPEEATRTHREPVGEDEDIRLFKETPKQKLDPAENVAGSKRRPRTPKKKVQSLEDLVGLKELFQTPDPGTGDQTTKVPCKSPRAEPVNTPANGKRWLETPPQKVDLEEEPSALRKPTRMPGESPHEHREPGGKDEDINLFKETLKRKLNPTENVTGSKKQPRTPRGNIQSVEDLVGLKELFQTPNHTDKPMTGDQTTKAPCQSPLAGPGNKPTNRRRRLKTPPQKVDLEEEPSALRKPTQLPGESPHEHREPVGGDADIGLFKETPKPKLEPVRNVSRSKRRPRTPKKKVQSLGDLAGLKELFQTTDPVTGDRTTKAPFQSPLAGPGNKPTNRRRRLKTPPQKADLKEEPSALRKPTQTPEESTHSLRESGGDDKDVKLFNRTAKQKLGPTENVTGRKNRPRVPNPTQPLEDLASFRESFPRPDHTKQWGDAGSIQGAPKQTPDGGKPVKPLARVRRAPRGKPVEDLAGHRDPVKSRSESSVSPSPKRKRGNEGGGPGTKRLRSVTPAQATAEEKPPLKKRRGAPREGRDPPEPLAAKRKLRIVAERMDVPEDLTSGKKESRTEGREVGRTTASPQQAMSLRSRRPNKTKLEEQRPEPVKAAAEKVKTDRNDKKPRKTSQQTKPQSPEGRAKSSTPAGRVRASRMCLRSTRPRKVPLPDVAEEKQREKGVGVHVKNREEEVTQRSDAMSLRSRKVKIPPGGNALESESQQRVTRSAKRCAGNIKKDEDNACIKKIRTRSRRDNEDV is encoded by the exons GAATCTCTGCATCGAGTCTCAAGATCTAGCCTCTCTTCCGACCCTG ACGGGAAGCTTCGAGATTCCGATGCCCGTTCAAGAGCCTCTGAAGACAGTGTTTCAGGAAAGCCTCTGAAGAATGTCCAAGCAGCGGGCACGGTCTCTGGCGGCTGTGAGGACTGGGTTGCAAGCAGAACGCCTAATGTCGTTCGTCCCTCGGAACTTGCCGGAGGTAACTCCAGAAATACCACGGATGCTACAGGCAGGGATTCTAAGGAAGATTTCAGCATAACGTTAGCGAGCTGTAAAGGAGACCTGAAGCCTTTACCCTCTCCGCGGGGTCTGGAGAATGGTGCAAACAATGAATCTCCCTTTAAGAAGCTTTACGAGTCAATGAAGGAAGAGCTTGATGCAAAATCAGAAAAAGGAGATGTGCTACAGAGCGGTAAAAAATCCGGAACGCGGAGTCATCGCCCACCAGAGAAGGAATATTCCGGTGGTTTACAAGGCGGGACACAAGTCCCAGGGTCACTTAAATCCAGACCTAGGTCAGGTCGGAGCACCCAAATGAAGGCAGATCCTGCTTTGGGAGAACAAGGTATTAGCCAGACCGAGGACAGGAGACAAGGTGAGGAGGTTGTGGAGACTCCCAAGGAGACCAGGAGTCCCATCGTCCCTCCTGAGATGACAGCAACCAAGACCCTGGCACAACGTTCCCCGCAGACCTCGCGGAAACGTCAGCATGAAGACATGACGGTCGCCGGCGGAAGTGCGTCTGTGAATTTGGATCAAAAGGAAGGCTTCAGGACAGATAACAAGACGTTTACTCCTAGGAAGTCCTTAACCAGAAACCAAACACCCGCCAAAGTCGAAAACGCTGATAATTTTGGAGATACACCAGAAAACCTCTTTTCCAAAAGGAGGAGGAGTATTCCTACCAGTGTGGACATTCTTACGCCAGAACCAGAAACTCAGAATCACGCGATTTTAGCTCCGTTGCCCGTTCAAGTTGAAAGGAAGATTCCAAACAGTTCCGTCCACCAGCCTGAGAAAGCGGGCACCAGCGTGGGGCGCATGCACTCTGCATTACCTGGTCGTAGTTCAGTTGATACAAGCAACTTTGGGGAGTCCATCA ATAAGACTGAGGGAACACCCCTGAAAAGAAGGCGGGTCTCCTTTGGTGGTCGTCTGAAGCCGGAGTTATTTGATGAAAACTTACCTCCTAATACACCTCTCAAGAGAGGAGAAACACCCAGAAGGTCACTTGTAAGCCACACTCCACCTGTCCTGAAGAAAATCATCAAG GACCGTCCTCAACCATCGGGAAAAGAAGATTCTTCCGGACTCCATTTGGAAGTGACTGCACAACCGCAGTTCGCGGGATCTCCAGCTCGTGATCCGACCAGGACTTCTCCAGGTGCCCGTGACCCACATCGCAGGTCACCCAAGGCGTCCTCGGTCTCCGGCGGCAGCAAATCTCATCACACGGATGTTCCgaagaggggaggcaggaagagcgGTGGCTTGCTTTCAAAGAGAACCTCCATCGACCGGAGCCAGCATGACATCTTGCAGAGGATTTACTCCAAAAGAAGGAGCGGAGCTTCTGAAGCCAATTTAGTCG TGGCAAAGTCGTGGGCGGACGTAGTGAAACTCGGGGCCAAACAGACCCAGGCTAAAGCGGTCAAACACGGCCCCCAGCGACAGCTGAGCAAAAGGCCAAGAAAAGCGAACACTCCGAAG aagcctGTTAGCGGTGTTCACAGTGAGTTTAGTACAGGCCATGCCAACTCTCCTTGTACCATAATAATAGGGAAAGCTCACCTTGAAAAAGTAAATGTGCCTGCCCGGCCCTACAGAATGCTCAACAACTTTGTCATCAACAAGAAGGTGGACTTCAATGAAGATCTGTCAG GGTTAACTGAAATGTTCCAGACTCCAGCAGCGAAAGTGAAGCCACAAACAATGAGCCTGCGTCCCAGCGCTTTCTCAGATTCAGAGGACGTTGTCAGAAAAGAGTTTCAAGTACCTGATTCGGGAGAAAAACCTCTGCTATGCACGTCAGAAACTTTTG GAGAGAATGTATTCCCCGTGACTCAGAATGGACCGCAAGAGCCGTCTGATACAAGCCTCGCGAGCCCTGTCCTCAGACGTCAGAGTATCAGAGTAAATGTGAACATTGAGAAAACTCCGGGATCGGGGGCTCCGAAGGCCACGTCAAGTGCCAACAGGCTTCGAAGGTCCGTGGGGCCCAGAAGTATACAGATGCCAGGAGCAGGGCGCAAGGACGAAGAAGCCAAGATGGACGCTGTGGAGAATGCTCCGGGACGACTTCTGAGGAAGACCCCGCAACGAGAACAGAAACTGGAGGGAGCAGCGAAGGAACAGGAGAGCTATTTTGAAGCGAGTGAGAACGATACCGAACCAAAGGAAAATTCTGAAGAGGTGGTCGCAGTGAGGAGATCGAGAAGATATTCAGAGCAAAACCAGGAACCAGCTGCAGACCTGACCCCCCTCAAAACATGGcaagacacagaacccaaggaAGACCTGGGAGGCATCCAAGGTCTCCTCCGCACGCCCATTCGTGCGCTGGAACCAAAGGAGGCTGAGAATAAAACCGCAGAAAAGCGCCAGAAATCTTCAAAGTTGGAACTAGCTGGCACGCCAGCCGCAATGAGCGTACAGCTTGAGACCCCTCCCCAGAAAGTGGACCTGGAGGAAGGGCCCCTGGCTCTCGGGAAGCCCATCCAGATGCCAGGAGGAAGCACACACTCACACGGAGAACCTGCAGGTGGTGATAAAAACAGCGGATTGTTTAATAGAACTCCAGAGCAGAAGCTGAGCCCTGCAGAAAAAGTACCTGGAAGCAAGAGGCGGCCAAGAACACCCAAGAAAAAGAATCATTCTCTAGAAGACCTGGCTGGACTCAGAGAGCTCTTTCAAACCCCAAGCCACACAGATAAACCAATGACTGGTGACCAAACCACCAAAGCACCCTGCCAATCTCCGCTACCAGGACGAGGCAACATGCCAGCGAGTCAAAAGAGGTGGCTCGAGACCCCTCCCCAGAAAGTGGGCCTGGAGGAAGAGCCCTCTGCTCTCAGGAAGCCCACCCAGATGCCAGGGGAAAGCACAAACTCACACAGAGAACCTGGAGGTGATGATGAAGACATCAACTTGTTTAACAAAACTCCAGGGCAGAAACCAAATCCTGCAGTAACCAAAAGCAAGAGGCGGCCAAGAACACCCAAGAGAAAGGCCCATTCTCTAGAAGACCTGGCTGGACTCAGAGAGCTCTTTCAGACCCCAAACCACACAGATAAACCAATGGCTGATGACCCAACTACCAAAGCACCCAGCAAATCTCCCCTAGCAGAACTAGTCAACACACCTGCAAGTCGCAGGAGGCTGTGCAAGACCCCTCCGCAGAAAGTGGACCTGGAGGAAGAAGCCTCGGCTCTCCAGAAGTCCACCCAGATGCCAGGGGAACGCCCACACGAACACAGAGAGCCAGTAGGCGGTGATGAAGACATCGGATTGTTCAAGGAAACCCCAAAGCAGAAACTGGACCCTGCAGAAAATGTAGCTGGAAGCAAGAGGCGGTCAAGAACACCCAAGAAAAAGGTCCAGTCCCTAGAAGACCTGGTTGGCCTCAAAGAGCTTTTCCAAACCCCAGAGCACACTCCAGACCCTGTGACTGTTGACCAAACCACCAGAGTTCCCTGCAAATCTCCACAAGCAGAACCAGTCAACACGCCAGCAAGTAGAAATAGGCGGCTCAAGACCCCTCAGAAAGTGGACCTGGAGGAAGAGCCCTCTGCTCTCAGGAGTTCCACCCAGATGTCAGGGGAAAGCCCACACGAACACAGAGAGCCAGTAGGCAGTGATGTAGACATCGGATTGTTCAAGGAAACCCCAAAGCAGGAACTGGACCCTGCAGAAAATGTAGCTGGAAGCAAGAGGCGGCCAAGAACACCCAAGAAAAAGGTCCATTCTCTAGAAGACCTGGATGGACTTAGAGGGCTCTTCCAAACACCAGACCACACAGATAAACAAATGACTGGTGACCAAACTACCAAAGCACCCTGCAAATCTCTGCCAGCAGGACCAGGCAACACGCCAGCGAGTCAAAAAAGGTGGCTCGAGACCTCTCCGCAGAAAATGGGCCTGGAGGAAGAGCCCTCTGCTCTCAGGAAACCCACCCAGATGCCAGGGGAAAGCACAAACTCACACAGAGAACCTGGAGGTGATGATGAAGACATCAACTTGTTTAACAAAACTCCAGGGCAGAAACCAAATCCTGCAGTAACTAAAAGCAAGAGGCGGCCAAGAACACCCAAGAGAAAGGCCCATTCTCTAGAAGACCTGGCTGGACTCAGAGAGCTCTTTCAGACCCCAAACCACACAGATAAACCAATGGCTGATGACCCAGCTACCAAAGCACCCTGCAAATCTCCCCTAGCAGCGCTAGTCAACACACCCGCAAGTCTCAGGAGGCTGTGCAAGACCCCTCCGCAGAAAGTGGACCTGGAGGAAGAAGCCTCGGCTCTCCAGAAGTCCACCCAGATGCCAGGGGAACGCCCACACGAACACAGAGAGCCAGTAGGCGGTGATGAAGACATCGGATTGTTCAAGGAAACCCCAAAGCAGAAACTGGACCCTGCAGAAAATGTAGCTGGAAGCAAGAGGCGGCCAAGAACACCCAAGAAAAAGGTCCAGTCTTTAGAAGACCTGGTTGGCCTCAAAGAGCTTTTCCAAACACCAAGCCACACAGATAAGCCAATGGCTGGTGACCAAACCACCAAAGCACCCTGCCAATCTCCACTACCAGGACCAGGCAACACGCCAGCAAGTAAAAAGAGGCGGCTCGAGACCCCTCCCCAGAAAGTGGGCCTGGAGGAAGAGCCCCCAGCTCTCGGGAAGTCCACCCAGATGCCAGGGGAAAGCCCGCACGAACACACAGAATCAGGAGGTGAGGATAAAGACATTAAATTGTTTAACAAAACTCCAGAGCAGAAACTGAAACCTGCAGACAACGTAACTGGAAGCAAGAGGCGGCCAAGAACACCCCCAAAAAAGGTCCAGTCCCTAGAGGACCTGGTTGGCCTCAAAGAGCTTTTCCAAACCCCAGAGCAAACCAAGAAAACAACAGCTGTTGTCAAAACCGCAGTAGTGCCCTGCAAATCTCCGCTAGCAGAAACAGTCAACATACCAACCCACATGAAGACACGACTCAAGGTAGCTCTGGGGAAGGTCACCATAGAGGATGAGCTCTCAGCTGTCACGAAGCCTACCCACAGGCCAGAGGAagccacacgcacacacagagaaCCAGTAGGGGAAGATGAAGACATCAGATTGTTCAAGGAAACTCCAAAGCAGAAACTGGACCCTGCAGAAAATGTAGCTGGAAGCAAGAGGCGGCCAAGAACGCCCAAGAAAAAGGTCCAGTCCCTAGAAGACCTGGTTGGTCTCAAAGAGCTTTTCCAAACCCCAGACCCAGGGACTGGTGACCAAACCACCAAAGTTCCCTGTAAATCTCCACGAGCAGAACCAGTCAACACACCAGCAAATGGAAAGAGGTGGCTCGAGACCCCTCCCCAGAAAGTGGACCTGGAGGAAGAGCCCTCAGCTCTCAGGAAGCCCACCCGGATGCCAGGGGAAAGCCCACACGAACACAGAGAACCTGGAGGTAAGGATGAAGACATCAATTTGTTTAAGGAAACCCTAAAGCGGAAACTGAACCCTACAGAAAATGTAACTGGAAGCAAAAAGCAGCCAAGAACACCCAGGGGGAACATCCAGTCTGTAGAAGACCTGGTTGGCCTCAAAGAGCTTTTCCAAACACCAAACCACACAGATAAGCCAATGACTGGTGACCAAACCACCAAAGCACCCTGCCAATCTCCACTAGCAGGACCAGGCAACAAGCCAACCAATAGAAGGAGGCGGCTCAAGACCCCTCCCCAGAAAGTGGACCTGGAGGAAGAACCCTCAGCTCTCAGGAAGCCCACCCAGCTGCCAGGGGAAAGCCCACATGAACACAGAGAACCCGTAGGTGGTGATGCAGACATCGGATTGTTCAAGGAAACCCCAAAGCCGAAACTGGAGCCTGTGAGAAATGTATCTAGAAGCAAGAGGCGGCCAAGAACACCCAAGAAAAAGGTCCAGTCCTTAGGAGACCTGGCTGGTCTCAAAGAGCTTTTCCAAACCACAGACCCAGTGACTGGTGACCGAACCACCAAAGCACCCTTCCAATCTCCGCTTGCAGGACCAGGCAACAAGCCTACCAATAGAAGGAGGCGGCTCAAAACCCCTCCCCAGAAAGCTGATCTTAAGGAAGAGCCCTCAGCTCTCAGGAAGCCCACCCAAACGCCAGAGGAAAGCACTCACTCGCTCAGAGAATCAGGAGGTGATGATAAAGACGTTAAATTGTTTAATAGAACTGCAAAGCAGAAACTGGGCCCCACAGAAAATGTAACGGGCAGGAAAAATCGGCCAAGAGTGCCAAACCCCACCCAACCCCTGGAAGACCTGGCCAGTTTCAGAGAGTCCTTCCCGAGGCCAGATCACACCAAGCAATGGGGTGATGCTGGTAGCATCCAGGGAGCTCCAAAGCAAACACCAGACGGAGGGAAACCCGTGAAACCCCTAGCAAGAGTCCGTAGGGCCCCTCGAGGAAAGCCCGTGGAAGATCTGGCGGGCCACCGAGACCCTGTAAAATCTCGGAGTGAAAGCAGCGTTTCCCCGTCCCCAAAGAGAAAACGAGGAAACGAGGGAGGTGGCCCAGGAACAAAGAGGCTGCGCTCTGTGACACCTGCCCAGGCCACTGCCGAAGAGAAGCCTCCCCTGAAGAAAAGAAGGGGGGCCCCCAGAGAAGGACGTGACCCCCCTGAGCCCCTGGCCGCAAAGAGAAAGCTAAGGATTGTAGCGGAAAGGATGGACGTCCCGGAGGACCTGACCAGCGGCAAGAAGGAAAGCAGGACAGAGGGGCGAGAAGTAGGAAGGACGACGGCCTCTCCACAACAG GCGATGTCTCTCCGCTCGAGACGGCCAAATAAAACCAAGCTCGAAGAGCAGAGGCCCGAGCCTGTTAAAGCAGCAGCAGAGAAAGTGAAGACAGACAGAAATGACAAGAAGCCCCGGAAGACCTCCCAACAGACGAAGCCACAAAGCCCTGAAGGCAGAGCCAAGAGTTCTACACCTGCGGGCCGGGTCCGTGCAAGCAGAATGTGTCTACGGTCTACAAGACCGAGGAAGGTGCCCTTGCCTGACGTGGCAGAGGAGAAGCAAAGGGAGAAAGGTGTGGGTGTCCACGTGAAGAATCGGGAGGAAGAAGTAACACAACGTTCAGACGCCATGTCTTTGAGATCCAGAAAAGTTAAGATCCCTCCTGGAGGAAATGCTTTGGAGAGTGAATCCCAACAGCGAGTAACTCGGAGTGCCAAGAGATGTGCTGGAAATATAAAAAAG GATGAGGACAATGCGTGCATCAAGAAAATAAGAACCAGAAGTCGTCGGGACAATGAAGATGTTTAG